The following are encoded together in the Marmota flaviventris isolate mMarFla1 chromosome 18, mMarFla1.hap1, whole genome shotgun sequence genome:
- the LOC114080112 gene encoding vomeronasal type-1 receptor 4-like encodes MASGNVAMGLLFLSQIIVGILGNFSQLYYYLVLSCNECTLRSTDLILKNLSVANCLVILSNGVPSTITAFGLKYFFSDVACKLILYMQRVGRSVSIFITCLLSIFQNITISPMNSCWKDLKGRTPKYIGFSIFLCWILYMVVNSIFPLYVLGKWSSENLTEKRDFGYCSSVGHDKTTDSLYAAFFVFPEVVFSVLMIWSSGSMVLLLYRHKQRVQHILSIKLSPRSCPESRATQRILVLVCTFVIFYTLSSLLNVFVTLYFNPSWWLVNTNALISMCFPTLSPFLLMNHNSILSRLCS; translated from the coding sequence ATGGCCTCTGGGAATGTGGCAATGGGACTCTTGTTCTTATCACAGATCATTGTTGGAATTCTGGGAAATTTCTCTCAGCTTTATTACTATCTAGTCCTTTCCTGCAATGAGTGCACATTAAGGTCCACTGATCTGATCCTTAAGAACCTGAGTGTAGCCAACTGCCTCGTCATTCTCTCTAATGGAGTTCCCAGTACAATCACAGCTTTTGGGTTGAAATACTTCTTCAGTGATGTTGCATGCAAACTTATTTTGTACATGCAGCGAGTGGGCAGGAGTGTGTCCATTTTCATCACCTGCCTCTTGAGCATCTTCCAGAACATCACCATCAGCCCCATGAACTCCTGTTGGAAGGATCTCAAAGGAAGAACTCCCAAGTatattggcttctccattttcCTATGCTGGATCCTGTACATGGTGGTGaattccatttttcctctctatGTGCTTGGCAAATGGAGTAGTGAAAACCTGACAGAGAAAAGAGATTTTGGGTACTGTTCCTCTGTAGGTCATGACAAAACCACAGACTCATTATATGCAGCATTCTTTGTATTCCCTGAAGTTGTCTTTTCCGTGCTCATGATCTGGTCCAGTGGCTCCATGGTTCTCCTTCTGTACAGGCACAAACAGAGGGTTCAGCACATTCTCAGCATCAAACTTTCCCCCAGATCCTGCCCTGAGTCCAGAGCCACTCAGAGAATCCTTGTCCTGGTGTGTACCTTTGTGATATTCTATACCCTCTCTTCcttattaaatgtttttgtaaCCCTTTATTTTAATCCCAGTTGGTGGCTGGTGAACACTAATGCCCTTATCTCCATGTGTTTTCCCACTCTCAGCCCCTTTCTTCTCATGAACCATAACTCCATTCTATCCAGACTGTGCTCCTAA
- the LOC114080066 gene encoding vomeronasal type-1 receptor 4-like has protein sequence MDSRDVAMGLMFLSQTAVGVLGNFSLLYYYLVLFCNECTLRSTDLILRHLIIANTLIILSKGIPQTMTTLGLKHYFNDYVCKFLLYMERVGRSVSIFITCLLSVFQNITISPMNSCWKDFKGKTPKYIGFSISLCWILYMVMNSIFPLYMYSKWSSENLTRKTNYGYCFSEAGDKITESVYAALFVFPEVFFSVLMIWSSGSMVLLLYRHKQRVQHIHSIKGSPRSCPESRATQRILVLVGTFVSFYTLSSLLNVCVSLDFNPSLLLVNTNSLISMCFPTVSPFLLMSPDSILSRLYF, from the coding sequence ATGGACTCCAGAGACGTGGCCATGGGACTGATGTTCTTATCGCAGACTGCAGTAGGAGTTCTGGGAAATTTCTCtctgctttattattatttagtccTTTTCTGCAATGAGTGCACATTAAGGTCCACTGACTTGATTCTCAGGCACCTGATTATAGCCAACACCTTGATCATTCTCTCTAAAGGAATTCCCCAGACAATGACAACTCTTGGGCTGAAACATTACTTCAATGACTATGTGTGCAAATTTCTTTTGTACATGGAGCGAGTGGGCAGGAGTGTGTCCATTTTCATTACCTGCCTCTTGAGCGTATTCCAGAACATCACCATCAGCCCCATGAACTCCTGTTGGAAGGATTTCAAAGGAAAAACTCCAAAGTACATTGGCTTCTCCATTTCCCTCTGCTGGATCCTGTACATGGTGATGaattccatttttcctctctatATGTATAGCAAATGGAGTAGCGAAAATCTGACAAGGAAAACAAATTATGGGTACTGTTTTTCTGAAGCTGGTGACAAAATAACAGAATCAGTATATGCAGCCTTATTTGTAtttcctgaagttttcttttctgtgctcATGATCTGGTCCAGTGGCTCCATGGTTCTCCTTCTGTACAGGCACAAGCAGAGGGTTCAGCACATTCACAGCATCAAAGGTTCCCCCAGATCCTGCCCTGAGTCCAGAGCCACCCAGAGAATCCTCGTCCTGGTGGGCACCTTTGTGAGTTTCTACACCCTCTCCTCCCTATTAAATGTTTGTGTTTCCCTTGATTTTAATCCCAGTTTGTTGTTGGTGAACACCAATTCACTCATCTCCATGTGTTTTCCCACTGTCAGCCCCTTTCTTCTCATGAGCCCTGACTCCATTCTATCCAGGCTCTACTTCTGA
- the LOC114080087 gene encoding vomeronasal type-1 receptor 4-like, whose protein sequence is MAASDVAVGIIFLAQTVVGALGNSSLLLHYLVLYFTGCRVRHTDLILQHLIVANLLTLLCRGVPQTVAAFGVKIFLSDAGCKLLFYLHRVGRGVSIGSTCLLSVFQAIKISPADSSYSELKVNISKYIGFSRNLNWILYLLVNVIFLMYITGQKSNKNITNLKDFGYCSAARHDRTLNSLQAAFLTFPDALCVGLMLWASSSLVLILHRHKQRMRHVHKSSSLRSSPESRATKTILLLVSTFVSFYTLSCMFQVSLGVIYNPNWFLLNTAAILTGCFPAVSPFLLMSRGSTASRIHSAWEQSRKNANHVRKI, encoded by the coding sequence ATGGCAGCCAGTGATGTGGCTGTAGGCATCATCTTCCTGGCACAGACTGTGGTTGGAGCTCTGGGcaattcctctcttctcctccattACCTGGTCCTTTACTTCACTGGGTGCAGGGTAAGACACACAGACTTGATTCTTCAGCACTTAATTGTGGCCAACTTGTTAACTCTCCTGTGCAGAGGAGTTCCCCAGACAGTGGCAGCTTTTGGAGTGAAAATTTTCCTCAGTGATGCTGGATGCAAGCTGCTTTTCTATCTTCACAGGGTGGGCAGGGGTGTGTCCATTGGCAGCACCTGCCTCCTGAGTGTCTTTCAGGCCATTAAGATCAGTCCTGCAGACTCCAGCTACTCAGAGCTTAAAGTAAATATTTCCAAGTACATTGGCTTCTCCAGAAACTTGAACTGGATCCTGTACCTCcttgtaaatgttatttttcttatgtacATAACTGGACAAAAGAGCAACAAAAACATCACAAACCTGAAAGATTTTGGATACTGTTCTGCTGCTCGACATGACAGAACCTTAAATTCACTGCAGGCAGCATTTCTCACATTCCCTGATGCCCTGTGTGTGGGGCTCATGCTTTGGGCCAGCAGCTCCTTGGTGCTCATCCTGCACAGGCACAAGCAGAGAATGCGGCATGTTCATAAGTCCAGCTCCCTCAGGTCCTCCCCTGAGTCCAGAGCCACCAAAACCATCCTCCTCCTGGTGAGCACCTTTGTCTCTTTTTACACACTTTCCTGCATGTTCCAAGTTAGTTTAGGTGTTATTTATAATCCTAACTGGTTCCTGTTGAACACGGCTGCAATATTGACTGGGTGTTTCCCAGCTGTCAGCCCCTTTCTGCTCATGAGCAGAGGCTCTACTGCATCCAGGATCCACTCTGCCTGGGAGCAGAGTAGGAAGAATGCCAATCatgtgagaaaaatataa